In one Corallococcus sp. EGB genomic region, the following are encoded:
- a CDS encoding ISL3 family transposase, producing the protein METLYSLPGCRVERVIRAGSEDVVLVVHPEGTGARCPSCQTPSNSVHSSYVRHPDDLSSAGSAVKLAVLVRRFFCRNAQCPRRTFAERLPRLLSPQARRTRRLATAQCAVALAAGAEAGSRLLKPLAMPTSADTLLRLIRRVPLPAPRNSRVVGVDDWALRKGRTYGSILVGLEAHCVVNVLPDRSTPTLTAWLRRHPDIKVLSRDRSTEYARAAALGAPDAQQVADRWHLPLNGRQMAERWLEGAHSRLRALPGVTRVSVSPACRRTSFPRTHAEVRARQESRAKHVATYEEVRRRSLAGEPLARIHRALRLAPSTVRKYAAAEAFPELSARVPGPSILDPYLGYLTERHAAACENACALWREIRAQGFRGTSRQVHRWLQTRRTAPAHTRPRADSGGDWWSTGRSSDPLAAPKQLAWLCVKTPSELTLDDAATLARIRQDKEAARVMKLTQRFCEVVRAQGVTHGARPRKSCRTFEVWLGEARHCGVRAVETFAEGLKQDGEAVRAALTTPWSNAQSEGQITKLKLLKRQMYGRTSFDLLRRRVLLAV; encoded by the coding sequence ATGGAAACGCTGTACTCCCTTCCCGGATGTCGAGTGGAGCGGGTGATTCGCGCCGGCTCGGAGGATGTCGTCCTTGTGGTGCATCCGGAGGGCACTGGTGCCCGATGTCCCTCCTGCCAGACACCCAGCAACTCCGTGCACAGCAGCTACGTCCGCCACCCCGATGACCTGTCCTCCGCCGGGAGCGCCGTGAAGCTGGCAGTGCTGGTGCGCCGCTTCTTCTGCCGAAATGCGCAATGCCCGCGCCGCACGTTCGCGGAGCGGCTGCCGCGGTTGCTGTCGCCTCAGGCCCGCCGGACGCGACGCCTTGCCACCGCCCAGTGCGCCGTCGCCCTGGCAGCCGGTGCGGAGGCTGGGTCCAGGCTGCTCAAGCCCCTGGCCATGCCGACCAGTGCCGACACGCTCCTGCGTCTGATACGTCGAGTTCCGCTGCCAGCGCCTCGAAACTCACGGGTGGTGGGCGTGGACGACTGGGCACTGCGCAAGGGGCGCACCTACGGGTCCATTCTCGTCGGCCTCGAAGCGCACTGCGTCGTCAATGTATTGCCCGACCGTTCGACGCCGACGCTGACCGCATGGCTGCGTCGCCACCCTGACATCAAGGTCCTCTCCAGAGACCGCTCGACCGAGTACGCACGTGCAGCGGCACTCGGTGCTCCCGACGCTCAACAAGTGGCGGACCGCTGGCATCTACCCCTCAACGGGCGGCAAATGGCGGAGCGCTGGCTGGAGGGGGCGCACTCGCGCCTGCGCGCCCTGCCGGGCGTCACGCGCGTGAGCGTCTCGCCAGCGTGTCGACGCACCTCGTTCCCACGCACTCACGCCGAAGTCCGTGCCCGTCAGGAGAGCCGAGCGAAGCACGTTGCCACATACGAGGAGGTGCGGCGCCGTTCCCTCGCCGGGGAGCCCCTGGCGAGAATTCACCGCGCCTTGCGGCTGGCACCGAGCACGGTGCGCAAGTATGCCGCCGCCGAAGCCTTTCCGGAGCTCTCGGCGCGAGTACCCGGTCCGAGCATCCTCGACCCCTATCTGGGGTACCTCACAGAGCGCCATGCGGCGGCCTGCGAGAACGCCTGCGCGCTCTGGCGGGAGATTCGCGCCCAGGGGTTTCGTGGCACGTCACGGCAGGTCCACCGCTGGCTCCAGACGCGCCGCACCGCTCCGGCGCACACGAGGCCGCGCGCGGATTCCGGCGGCGACTGGTGGTCCACGGGCAGGAGCTCAGACCCGCTCGCCGCCCCGAAGCAATTGGCCTGGCTGTGCGTCAAGACACCGTCCGAACTCACGCTTGATGATGCAGCAACCCTGGCGCGCATCCGGCAGGACAAGGAAGCCGCGCGTGTCATGAAGTTGACCCAACGCTTCTGCGAAGTGGTCCGCGCGCAGGGCGTTACGCATGGGGCAAGGCCGCGCAAGTCCTGTAGAACCTTCGAGGTGTGGCTGGGCGAGGCACGCCACTGCGGCGTGCGCGCGGTGGAGACCTTCGCCGAGGGGTTGAAGCAGGACGGGGAAGCCGTCCGGGCTGCGCTGACCACGCCCTGGAGCAACGCCCAGTCGGAGGGACAAATCACGAAGCTCAAACTCCTGAAGCGTCAGATGTATGGCCGCACCAGTTTTGACCTTCTGCGCCGTCGCGTGCTGCTCGCCGTCTGA
- a CDS encoding serine/threonine-protein kinase → MMRVSQLGTRNMLSLRQGLTIADQYRLLNILGSGGMGEIWAAYDEANKRGVAIKFMQTRPFMERDKHSLRFQREAQLLADISHPHIVRFLDFGWMEGIPYLVMELLVGEDLASRLSRTRRLAASEVVTLARGIASALERLHNTGVIHRDIKPGNIYFAANGTIETVKVLDFGVAKLVQGDDEATLESAPITQEIIGTPLYMAPERIRGEVVDRRSDIWSLAVVLFEASLGWRPFGDNTSDYLKQLYDASQAAGFIGVTLPRELFEFFQRALAFEPDERFQSARELCDAFLPLEKSLSLLSSASSPSIQPQGHSANLVALAPKDTKSVSPRTESFLKSQPIEAAMGPWVGLTERLPPKLAGHAVPIALFFDKLFTGFQWMTPNVIKLEGAHFPRSDAQPFFAVFATGEDHRLATQAFSGYVDPLEHHLTVLQSVARKVVIAIVDATELGGGVRSRIFDLQKNFGAIVLPVHVGELVDALRDSTPYDFLLDRLTDFHTPPDVFSRTERTVDRTRMFGMSAQVNELTRLLQHGNPFVLLTGLPGAGKTSLLEMVRDGLSNTRFVRVRCIELVDRKVETVAGAVMKALTNRAREEPAAGADLHQRLSQAFLHAVRRAQRKAERLVLVLDDADFCIAAFTEAGISEQERRDARVFWASLAEQTRTGNCAVVVTSLAGSLLSSTVIDGWANPLANQARVVRVGPLEAGDIRKLCAELGRQINVTFSAWALARIVGLSAGNVSVVRSLCGTAVRSRRQADSANMLQSVHVGYADVQRAAQQLIHTGDDFRSSLLPWLGPIERKLMELVASQRPRTPAALRHSFSDSPEQCDAAFARLRHMGLIDYRDGRLALTIPLLAMWVRHNFEPTAPEAQRRLNRRIGIISLGATVSLVLFGGYYLSSQPGEVKWKSSKCQGQIFYQSRAIPGQEEPLFLSRECATPDDTEPVHLVASMGTFARLGKADTLMILQGPGRPESIPVDWRRLELPVTFGDVGRNHFELELQVAQKGVATLVIRKDWMAELPEYMKALLALVGAIPALLGLVISFHQEVVSSVRRLFPDARAKTAPQPPPSG, encoded by the coding sequence ATGATGCGGGTCTCGCAATTGGGGACACGCAACATGCTATCGCTTCGCCAAGGGCTGACCATCGCCGACCAATACCGACTCCTCAATATCCTTGGCAGTGGGGGCATGGGCGAGATCTGGGCCGCCTACGATGAAGCCAACAAGCGCGGCGTGGCCATCAAGTTCATGCAGACGCGCCCGTTCATGGAGCGCGACAAGCACTCCCTGCGGTTCCAGCGCGAGGCCCAACTCCTCGCCGACATCAGCCATCCCCACATCGTCCGATTCCTCGACTTCGGCTGGATGGAGGGTATCCCCTATCTCGTAATGGAATTGCTCGTGGGCGAAGACCTCGCCTCCCGACTCTCCCGTACGCGAAGACTGGCGGCCTCAGAGGTCGTCACTCTGGCCAGGGGAATCGCGTCCGCGCTTGAGCGACTTCACAACACAGGCGTCATCCACCGCGATATCAAGCCAGGGAACATCTACTTCGCGGCCAATGGCACCATCGAGACCGTGAAGGTGCTCGACTTTGGGGTGGCGAAACTCGTCCAGGGTGATGATGAGGCCACCTTGGAATCCGCTCCCATCACGCAGGAGATCATCGGGACGCCGCTGTACATGGCCCCCGAACGGATTCGAGGTGAGGTAGTAGACCGCCGCAGCGACATCTGGTCGCTGGCCGTCGTCCTCTTCGAGGCGAGCCTGGGGTGGAGACCGTTCGGGGACAACACCTCGGACTACCTGAAGCAGCTTTACGATGCCTCGCAGGCTGCGGGGTTCATCGGCGTTACCCTGCCGCGGGAACTCTTCGAGTTCTTTCAACGCGCGCTCGCATTCGAGCCCGATGAGCGATTCCAGAGCGCCCGCGAGTTGTGTGACGCGTTCCTTCCCCTGGAGAAATCCCTCTCGCTGCTGTCGTCTGCTTCGTCCCCATCGATCCAGCCACAGGGCCACTCGGCAAACCTCGTCGCGCTCGCACCGAAGGACACGAAAAGCGTCTCGCCGCGGACGGAATCGTTCCTGAAGTCCCAGCCCATTGAGGCAGCGATGGGCCCATGGGTCGGACTGACGGAGCGCCTTCCGCCGAAGCTAGCGGGACACGCGGTGCCCATCGCCTTGTTCTTCGACAAGTTGTTCACGGGCTTCCAGTGGATGACCCCCAACGTCATCAAGCTCGAAGGGGCACACTTCCCGCGGAGCGACGCCCAGCCCTTCTTCGCGGTCTTCGCGACGGGAGAGGATCACCGCCTCGCCACGCAGGCCTTCAGCGGCTATGTGGACCCGCTCGAGCATCATCTCACAGTACTCCAGTCCGTCGCGCGCAAGGTCGTCATCGCCATCGTGGACGCGACCGAACTGGGTGGCGGGGTTAGAAGCCGGATCTTCGATTTGCAGAAGAACTTCGGAGCCATCGTCCTGCCAGTCCACGTGGGGGAACTGGTCGATGCGCTCCGGGACAGCACGCCCTACGACTTCCTGCTGGACCGCTTGACGGACTTCCACACGCCGCCGGACGTCTTCTCCCGGACCGAGCGCACGGTCGATCGCACGCGGATGTTCGGCATGAGCGCCCAGGTGAATGAGCTGACTCGCCTGCTACAGCATGGCAACCCCTTCGTGCTTCTCACGGGGCTGCCTGGCGCCGGGAAAACATCGCTCCTGGAGATGGTGCGCGACGGACTAAGCAACACCCGGTTCGTCCGGGTGCGCTGCATCGAGTTGGTGGACAGGAAGGTCGAAACCGTCGCCGGTGCCGTGATGAAGGCATTGACCAATAGGGCCCGGGAGGAACCCGCGGCCGGTGCGGACCTCCATCAGCGGCTCTCACAAGCCTTCCTCCACGCCGTCAGGCGGGCACAACGCAAGGCGGAGCGGCTCGTCCTGGTCCTCGATGACGCAGACTTCTGCATCGCAGCCTTCACGGAGGCGGGGATCTCGGAACAGGAACGGAGGGATGCACGAGTGTTCTGGGCGTCGCTCGCCGAGCAAACCCGCACCGGGAACTGCGCGGTGGTCGTGACGAGTCTGGCTGGCAGTCTGCTGTCCAGCACGGTGATTGACGGTTGGGCCAACCCCCTGGCCAACCAGGCTCGAGTGGTGCGTGTAGGGCCGCTGGAAGCGGGCGACATCCGCAAACTCTGTGCAGAGCTAGGACGGCAGATCAACGTCACCTTCAGCGCCTGGGCACTCGCCCGCATCGTGGGGCTCTCCGCCGGCAATGTCTCCGTCGTCCGTAGCCTGTGTGGCACGGCCGTGCGGTCGCGGCGACAGGCTGACTCCGCGAACATGCTCCAGTCCGTACATGTGGGGTACGCGGACGTACAACGTGCGGCGCAACAGCTTATCCACACGGGCGATGACTTTCGCAGCAGCCTCCTGCCATGGCTCGGGCCGATTGAGCGCAAGCTGATGGAGCTGGTGGCGAGCCAACGCCCCAGGACTCCCGCGGCGCTCCGACACTCCTTCTCGGATTCCCCCGAGCAGTGCGACGCAGCGTTCGCCCGGCTGCGACACATGGGGCTCATCGACTATCGGGATGGCCGCTTGGCGCTCACCATCCCATTGCTCGCAATGTGGGTCCGCCACAACTTCGAGCCCACCGCGCCGGAAGCCCAAAGACGATTGAACCGGAGGATTGGCATCATCTCGCTCGGGGCCACCGTGAGCCTTGTGCTCTTTGGCGGCTACTACCTCTCATCACAACCGGGTGAGGTGAAGTGGAAGAGTTCGAAGTGTCAGGGCCAGATTTTCTACCAGAGCCGAGCCATCCCCGGGCAGGAGGAGCCCCTGTTCCTCTCCCGGGAGTGCGCCACACCGGACGACACCGAACCTGTGCACCTCGTGGCCAGCATGGGCACCTTTGCCCGGCTGGGTAAGGCCGACACCTTGATGATTCTCCAGGGGCCGGGCCGGCCGGAATCCATCCCCGTCGATTGGCGGCGTCTGGAATTGCCGGTGACATTCGGGGATGTTGGGCGAAACCACTTCGAGTTGGAGCTTCAGGTGGCGCAGAAGGGCGTGGCGACGCTCGTCATCAGAAAGGATTGGATGGCCGAACTCCCCGAGTACATGAAGGCACTACTCGCCTTAGTGGGAGCAATCCCTGCCCTGCTCGGGCTCGTCATCTCCTTCCACCAAGAGGTCGTCTCCAGCGTGCGGAGGTTGTTCCCAGACGCTCGAGCCAAGACGGCGCCACAGCCGCCTCCCTCTGGCTAG
- a CDS encoding macro domain-containing protein, with product MKLGVYTGSLVDPAIGAHAVVNASNPSVALGIGVSGALREACGGAAFQQELRERLEEDFDAELEPDDCLVTSAGTSTAFRWVLHVPAVDYRKRDPETGVLSGPRRIGSCVRAFLDAAASLATENDLSGQFILATPLLGAGAGGLGPVASVDAMMGAVHEHLRARSPEQRDALAKLVFVVLRPEDARVVEGGAAKHGFPLEREAR from the coding sequence ATGAAGCTCGGCGTCTACACCGGCTCGCTCGTCGACCCAGCCATCGGTGCGCATGCCGTCGTCAACGCCTCCAACCCGAGCGTCGCCCTCGGAATCGGCGTCTCGGGCGCGCTCCGCGAGGCCTGCGGCGGTGCCGCCTTCCAGCAGGAGCTTCGCGAGCGGCTCGAGGAGGACTTCGACGCGGAGCTCGAGCCGGACGACTGCCTGGTTACGTCAGCGGGCACCAGCACCGCCTTCCGCTGGGTGCTGCATGTGCCGGCAGTCGACTATCGGAAGCGAGACCCGGAGACCGGAGTCCTCTCGGGCCCGCGCCGCATTGGTTCCTGCGTGCGCGCATTCCTCGATGCGGCCGCATCGCTCGCCACCGAGAACGACCTCTCGGGGCAGTTCATCCTGGCGACGCCGCTCCTCGGAGCCGGCGCCGGTGGCCTGGGGCCGGTTGCTTCGGTGGACGCCATGATGGGCGCCGTCCACGAGCACCTTCGGGCCAGGTCGCCGGAGCAGCGCGACGCCCTCGCAAAGCTCGTCTTCGTCGTCCTCCGGCCGGAGGACGCTCGCGTCGTTGAGGGCGGCGCCGCCAAGCACGGCTTCCCCCTCGAACGGGAGGCACGGTGA
- a CDS encoding AAA domain-containing protein, translating to MLVQRIALLAERLGIPLPRIAGQTRLGLSGTIRVTRPVPLIFTQRADEQIAEVDPGLARAGLIDAMSASHVWTWLEVRGAEGRWRWPELGDEPDVLARCSEGDLPSQGFSVLLSTARWSLRCVPARDGSGLLVLGVLKPRRAPCARLLVASFGDGADASFDTKGMCTLVASQTRVRVRVDQREVERQANDDRDFITGVRRYLEALRNHAVSSTPRAKYKLVERAPVRLRTLDADAWPRAFTRPGTLLQILTGPDQVRTLPILDVSDDGDVLTMDGDDERGELLEQGELKVRPGDDSLRRMREALDMIAMGTDEAHGRLLAALTHPESLQDLPRSENAPADEQTARQQQAKDLALNTPEIALIHGPPGTGKTTVICGIVEELVKRGQRVLLVAPTHVALDNVLERVGDRSGVTAIRLGSPDNVEEQAHRFLLQHRSRDLTRHLAKDLRAATTEAPSDDPVVAVQREWAGRIANDEEAGTLLLLNANLVCATPIGIAMAREFREVEVVFDVMILDEASKATITDFLVPAARARKWILVGDHRQLAPYVDLGELEAVVSERVKRAGVEEPDASWVRELSTRLRQHFDNRMHPEPKRVADAWRDLVDELTHRFEIDDPTFDELVALGADPDKWREASRAASRSSGDAGATKRAMVLRLGAELLELQALALPSVFEHLTRLPESRAVRLNFQHRMAPALASFSSELVYGGDYPSAPETAKLGLDIPSLEAPAIWIDTAYAPAARRYEHPRDRDWSGGDYINPLEVDVAEELVEACATWAVQSWRGDPRERGRGADAPFEIGVTSFYLKQALQLRDAIFRRLASGTDPWRRRWKSPAANGAPIDIHVSIVDRFQGREKDLIILCTTRSNPKGRRGHVDNLNRLNVAVTRARHKRIVIGDSTTLAGQGDGRRRRPGDLLVRLYETSEQKKKWGRALGGRS from the coding sequence ATGCTCGTCCAACGCATCGCCCTGCTCGCCGAGCGCCTCGGCATCCCGTTGCCTCGCATCGCAGGCCAGACGCGCCTCGGGCTGTCCGGGACCATCCGGGTCACCCGACCGGTGCCGCTGATCTTCACGCAACGCGCGGATGAGCAGATCGCGGAGGTCGACCCTGGCCTCGCGCGCGCCGGTCTCATCGACGCCATGAGCGCCTCCCACGTCTGGACGTGGCTCGAGGTTCGCGGTGCCGAGGGGCGATGGCGTTGGCCGGAGCTGGGTGACGAGCCCGACGTGCTCGCTCGCTGCAGCGAGGGCGACCTCCCCTCGCAGGGCTTCTCGGTCCTCCTCTCGACGGCTCGCTGGTCGCTGCGCTGCGTACCGGCCCGCGACGGGAGCGGCCTCCTCGTTCTGGGCGTGCTCAAGCCTCGCCGTGCACCGTGCGCCAGGCTGTTGGTCGCGTCCTTCGGCGACGGCGCCGACGCCAGTTTCGACACGAAGGGCATGTGCACATTGGTCGCGTCCCAGACGCGGGTGCGCGTACGCGTCGATCAGCGAGAGGTCGAGCGTCAGGCGAACGACGACCGCGACTTCATCACCGGCGTGCGTCGATACCTCGAGGCGCTCCGAAACCATGCCGTCTCCTCGACGCCGCGTGCGAAGTACAAGCTCGTCGAACGCGCTCCGGTTCGACTCCGCACGCTCGACGCTGATGCGTGGCCCCGAGCGTTCACGCGGCCCGGGACGCTGCTTCAGATCCTCACGGGACCCGACCAGGTTCGCACGCTGCCGATCCTCGACGTCTCCGACGACGGCGACGTCCTCACGATGGACGGTGACGACGAGCGCGGCGAGCTGCTCGAGCAGGGAGAGCTGAAGGTTCGGCCCGGTGATGACTCCCTCCGGCGCATGCGCGAGGCACTCGACATGATCGCGATGGGTACCGACGAGGCGCATGGGCGTCTTCTCGCTGCTCTGACCCACCCCGAGTCGCTGCAAGACCTGCCTCGCTCCGAGAACGCGCCCGCCGACGAACAGACTGCTCGTCAGCAGCAGGCGAAGGACCTGGCTCTGAACACGCCGGAGATCGCGCTCATCCACGGCCCGCCCGGCACGGGGAAGACGACCGTCATCTGCGGCATCGTCGAGGAACTCGTGAAGCGTGGCCAGCGCGTTCTCCTTGTCGCGCCGACGCACGTCGCGCTCGACAACGTTCTCGAGCGCGTTGGAGATCGATCCGGCGTCACGGCGATTCGCCTTGGCTCACCGGACAACGTCGAGGAGCAGGCCCATCGGTTCCTCCTCCAGCACCGGAGCCGAGATCTGACCCGCCATCTCGCGAAGGACCTCCGTGCGGCCACCACTGAGGCGCCGTCGGATGATCCTGTCGTGGCCGTTCAACGTGAGTGGGCTGGGCGCATCGCCAATGACGAGGAGGCCGGCACGCTGCTCCTCCTCAACGCGAACCTCGTGTGCGCGACGCCCATCGGCATCGCGATGGCGCGCGAGTTCCGTGAGGTCGAGGTCGTCTTCGACGTGATGATTCTGGATGAGGCCAGCAAGGCGACCATCACCGACTTCCTCGTGCCCGCCGCGCGCGCGCGGAAGTGGATCTTGGTCGGGGACCATCGGCAGCTCGCGCCGTACGTCGACCTTGGCGAGTTGGAGGCGGTCGTCTCGGAGCGGGTAAAGCGCGCCGGTGTCGAGGAGCCTGATGCGAGTTGGGTGCGCGAACTCAGCACGCGGCTCCGGCAGCACTTCGACAACCGCATGCACCCAGAACCGAAGCGGGTCGCGGACGCATGGCGTGACCTCGTCGACGAGCTGACCCACCGGTTCGAGATCGACGACCCGACGTTCGACGAGCTCGTGGCGCTAGGAGCCGACCCCGACAAGTGGCGCGAGGCCTCTCGCGCGGCATCCCGCTCCAGCGGCGATGCGGGGGCGACGAAACGAGCGATGGTACTTCGTCTCGGCGCCGAGCTCCTCGAACTGCAGGCGCTCGCGCTCCCGAGCGTGTTCGAGCACCTCACGCGCCTCCCTGAGAGCCGGGCCGTGCGCTTGAACTTCCAGCACCGAATGGCGCCGGCCCTGGCATCGTTCTCGTCGGAGCTGGTGTACGGCGGCGACTATCCTTCGGCGCCGGAGACCGCGAAGCTCGGTCTCGACATCCCGAGCCTCGAAGCTCCAGCCATCTGGATCGACACTGCGTATGCGCCCGCCGCGCGCCGCTACGAGCACCCTCGAGACCGAGACTGGTCGGGCGGCGACTACATCAACCCCCTCGAGGTCGACGTCGCAGAGGAGCTTGTGGAGGCCTGCGCGACGTGGGCCGTCCAGAGCTGGCGCGGCGATCCTCGCGAGCGCGGTCGCGGCGCCGACGCACCGTTCGAGATCGGCGTTACGTCCTTCTATCTGAAGCAGGCGCTCCAACTGCGCGATGCCATCTTTCGTAGGCTCGCGAGCGGCACCGACCCGTGGCGCCGGCGATGGAAGAGCCCTGCTGCGAACGGCGCCCCCATCGACATCCACGTGAGCATCGTCGACAGGTTCCAGGGGCGAGAGAAGGATCTCATCATCCTCTGCACGACGCGCAGCAACCCGAAGGGCCGTCGGGGGCACGTTGACAATCTCAACCGCCTGAACGTCGCGGTCACTCGCGCTCGGCACAAGCGCATCGTCATCGGCGACTCGACGACGCTCGCAGGGCAAGGCGACGGTCGCCGCAGGCGGCCCGGGGACCTGCTGGTCCGGCTGTACGAGACCAGCGAGCAAAAGAAGAAGTGGGGACGCGCGCTGGGAGGTCGATCGTGA
- a CDS encoding phosphatidylserine/phosphatidylglycerophosphate/cardiolipin synthase family protein: MNDEMTAQRETPASASDATRVYLGEQRVKGVVFVPAPAAQPAPHRLHDTRRRDVLHVSTDDLTRTAHIRRALVEQIAEAKQKVLFCSFLFVDEEIVRALCEAAERLHGGVYVLTALGKHLRAEVLEPNSDVDANTAKLQDRAKRHEDHLQRLAHAGVWLRSAEDCHAKFCVVDDACAIVTSANATQEAYESNPEDGLIVLDSQAARELGRLFAHVWQYLSTLESTPGARLDVRSLTSARALEWRALAGADALRPVTTLRSQEASLRDAAIEVIDRAKDHLAIATYSFMGVEEHPIGAALARALARNVRLDLLVQPRNHIDAQRASLAWLVGLAPERVRLYGHRRTHTKSIVADGQAALLWTGNLEARHGWDNGIEVGVLVEDAGVASAVVGWTGDVMRRATHFALNTPTVRELVDAGQPPALAGEWTVKLPAGAQKAAAAQVLSRNPVELLEVQGALVLRCGDEMLFDIRVDEASRRIDVVRTRRVEGLMGSRSKGWLATTVLHVVAAPPPPPSQGRPPQQQPQQRRRSKGRRR, from the coding sequence ATGAACGACGAGATGACGGCCCAGCGGGAGACGCCCGCGAGCGCGAGCGACGCGACGAGGGTTTACCTCGGCGAGCAGCGTGTGAAGGGCGTGGTCTTCGTTCCTGCGCCCGCTGCGCAACCGGCTCCGCATCGCCTCCACGACACGCGGCGTCGAGACGTCCTCCACGTTTCGACCGACGACCTGACCCGAACGGCGCACATCCGGCGAGCGCTGGTGGAGCAGATCGCCGAGGCGAAGCAGAAGGTCCTGTTCTGCAGCTTCCTCTTTGTCGACGAGGAGATCGTGCGCGCGCTTTGCGAGGCTGCGGAGCGCCTTCACGGCGGTGTCTACGTTCTCACCGCGCTCGGGAAGCACCTGCGCGCAGAGGTGCTCGAGCCGAACTCCGACGTCGATGCCAACACAGCCAAACTCCAAGACCGCGCGAAGCGTCACGAGGACCATCTGCAGCGCCTCGCACACGCGGGCGTGTGGCTGCGGAGCGCCGAGGACTGCCATGCGAAGTTCTGCGTGGTCGACGATGCATGCGCGATCGTCACCTCTGCCAACGCGACGCAGGAGGCCTACGAGTCGAACCCCGAGGACGGACTTATAGTCCTCGATTCACAGGCCGCTCGGGAACTCGGGCGCCTCTTCGCGCACGTCTGGCAGTACCTCTCGACGCTCGAATCAACGCCCGGCGCTAGGCTCGACGTTCGCTCGCTCACCAGCGCGCGCGCACTCGAGTGGCGGGCGCTGGCAGGCGCCGACGCACTACGACCGGTAACGACCCTCCGCAGCCAGGAGGCGTCGCTTCGCGATGCGGCCATCGAGGTCATCGATCGCGCCAAGGATCATCTCGCCATCGCGACGTACAGCTTCATGGGAGTGGAGGAGCATCCAATTGGGGCTGCTCTGGCGCGAGCACTGGCGAGGAATGTTCGGCTCGACCTGCTCGTCCAGCCTCGGAACCACATCGATGCGCAGAGAGCGTCCCTGGCGTGGCTGGTCGGGCTCGCACCGGAGCGGGTGCGGCTCTACGGGCATCGCCGCACGCACACCAAATCGATCGTCGCGGACGGCCAGGCTGCGCTCTTGTGGACGGGAAATCTCGAGGCCCGGCACGGTTGGGACAACGGCATCGAGGTCGGCGTACTCGTCGAGGACGCCGGCGTCGCGTCGGCGGTGGTGGGCTGGACGGGAGACGTCATGCGGCGGGCGACGCACTTCGCCTTGAACACGCCCACGGTGCGCGAGCTCGTGGACGCAGGCCAGCCGCCTGCCCTGGCCGGCGAGTGGACCGTGAAGCTGCCCGCCGGTGCGCAGAAAGCCGCTGCCGCGCAGGTGCTCTCCCGGAACCCTGTCGAACTGCTCGAAGTGCAGGGCGCCCTCGTACTGAGGTGCGGAGACGAGATGCTCTTCGACATCCGCGTCGACGAGGCGAGCCGACGGATCGACGTTGTGCGGACCCGGCGCGTCGAGGGGCTCATGGGGAGCCGGAGCAAGGGATGGCTCGCGACCACCGTGCTTCACGTGGTCGCTGCGCCGCCACCACCGCCCTCGCAAGGCCGACCGCCACAGCAACAACCGCAACAACGTAGAAGATCGAAAGGACGGCGCCGATGA